The DNA segment GCTGCGCACCACGCGCACACAACCACCAACTTTTTCATCGACAACATCCTCAGACCGGACTTCGGCTGCAGACGGGAGCATTGTCCAACTGTCCCTGGCACTCTTTGTCCGGATTCCAGCTGCAGTGCCGACAGTGTTTCATCTTCTGCCTCGTCCACCGTCTCGTCTCCAGCCAGCAGAAGGCATTCCAAGACCGACAGAGGGGAAGCAGCGAAATCTGGGCTCGTCTCGGCGTCACCCGTTGCTCTGAATAGCTCAGGTGAAACCTCCTCGCCCAGTAAGGACACTCAACAGCTTCTGTGGCCCGCCTGGGTTTACTGCACGAGATACTCTGATCGACCTTCATCTGGTAAGGCACCTGGTATAATATAATGCActttataatactaataacaaaaataatactcTTCATTGTGTTTAcgccatatgtgtgtgtttttttttttttttttgcatgaaacaAAAGCAGGAAAATTAACTTATGAATATCGTAGAAATCTTCCAGCTGACACACTCCATAATCATTGAAAAAATAATGCCTCGTGTTCATCATCCAGACAAATCTACCAAGTtatgaaacataaaatatttcataaattttcttattttatccTATCTTTATTTGTTTCGTTTTATAGCATGCACGATCCAGACATAACACTCCCCGATGGTTTCCAAGGAAttaagatttacattttctaacctatatattaataaataaacgtCGTTTAGCCTAATAATAAACGTTCAATGTTTACAAGATAATTACATAATAACTAATATTGCCcagtaaatatttttaagttGAAATGGACAAAATTATCCgttttaataaaacagaaaacaatatcTAAATAAAATCTGTTGAGTGTGACATATCTCGCATTTTTGCTTTGAGGCTGTGATTTTAAGTTTATTGTagtaactaattattattattattatcattattcttattattatttagtctACAATATCAAATTTTTCTTATAGCGTATGTCGATTTATTTTAATGTCGTAAATGTGATCCCCCTTGGTTTTCTCAATTCACCGttcaaatttgaaataaataaatacattcaggaGCACTAGACGTCAAAACGAAtttagtttatgtatttattttttattgtattattattatttatgtatttatttattgcaacatAACAACAATGTAGGCCAGTTCAAATGCTGAACTGTTCCTCTGTTCATGTGTTGTAATGGCCTACTTTTATGTGTAgaactttaattattattttccaacaAACTGAAGCAACAATTCGCGtagcttatattttatatttatatgtatttatttattggacaGGGCCAGCATAGTTAGTTCTGTAGTCCAGGTCTGTTCTTAAAAGGtaacatacatttataaaaaaaaaatattattttaaaagttcTAAGAATTTTGATGCTTATTTATTCTAGTGATCACAGACAACAAAACTCAATACTCACGCCACTGCCCTTTTGTGTGTATAGTGCAAAATGGCTTTGGCATTTAATGAGATGGTTGATATTCATGGATTCGTCTCATTGTTGTCTCCACACAAGGCCCAAGGACCCGGAaattgaaaaagaagaaaaacgaGAGCGAGGATAAACGACCCAGAACGGCGTTCACAGCTGAGCAGCTCCAGAGACTGAAGGCAGAGTTCCAGGCGAGCCGCTACATCACGGAGCAGCGGAGGCAGGCCCTGGCGCGCGACCTCAAGCTCAACGAGTCGCAGATTAAAATCTGGTTCCAGAACAAACGAGCTAAGATCAAGAAAGCCACCGGATTCAAGAACGGCCTGGCAATGCAGCTAATGGCGCACGGACTGTACAACCATTCCACCACCACCGTTCAAGAAGAAGACGAAAACTAGCaaagacagaaacagagagagagaggacagggGAGAACCGGGGAGTGAGATAAGTGTGGAAGACAAAAACTCACATTACTTGACCAGACGTTATAAAAGGATATTATAGCTACTTTATCAGCCTGTTTGGACAATCGGCtggttttttacaatacaaatatgaGGAACCAGGCCTCATTAAGATTTGAGGATGCTATTAAAATCTAATGGATCGCGCTggtttgttgttttaaatctaTTACCAGTCAAAGTAGACACTTTACATTTTATCTAAATgccgttttttcttcttcttcttcttttttttttgtgtgctgtTAAAAGCCATATTTCTTCGTGCCAAAGATGTTATTCGATTAAAGTAGATAACATTTTCTTTGATGATGGGATTTAGGATATAGATGGGAGACTTTTCTGATATCAGATATTATTCTTTGCAAAATATTTAATACTGTATTCAAATAAACCTCTTTTGTACATACAAAACGTGGCGTCTAATTTTCTCCGTATTTTGCCctacagctgcattttttttttaaattttttatttatttatttatgtatttatttatttttattttttgtcttgcaCCGTGAATCAGAAACGGAGCTCCGAAGTCATCAAACCTGCGTCGTCAAATTCGTTTCCCAAGCTTCTCACAATAAAACGACTCTCAGCTAGCCTTTTTTACTGTTTATCTGTTatgtatgtaaaatacaaaatgcattaacaTTGTCATAAACTGATAAGCGTAATAATTTCACCAGTTGTctgatgtattttatattaattaattaataattaggcCTACGTTTTATTTACAATAGGCTAGTCCTATTTAATATAGTCCTATACTGAGCTGAAGCCTAATTACTAACagatgatgataaagacatttaaacaGACCTATGTTGGAAGATAAAATCATGGTGCAAAGTTATTTTGTTAGCTGGAAGAACAGGCCtatataatgacaataataagaaGAGCATAGCTCTAAGGTTTAACAAAATTAGCTGCCTATTTTACTAAGGAAATGTAAGCCTAGTTGTTTCATGTTTTCGCCGCCCATCTCTGTTTAGCTGAGGCTTGGAGAATTTGAGAGCAGTTTGAGTGACTGTTTCGGTGGTGTGTTTTGGGCATGCCGTGGCTTTTTTGTAACCGATTAATCAAACCAAGGACGGCAGAGAATCGTGAACATCTTATCCTGATGGGAATCACTGTTTGTTTTCTGAAGCTCTCTGCCCGGGGCAACATTTTGATGCGTCACATGGCATCTTCATTGGACCTGCAGCGTGTGTTGTTGGGTTCGTGGTTTTCTCACACCTTCGCTGTATGGTCCTGAGCGCGAGGCGCGCCTGGGCAGGCTCGCGGAGCGCAGGAATTAACCACTGTCAAGTTCAGAAGCGAGCTACACTTGATTGAGATCTTGGCCTGTGTGTAAATCGACGTTTTTATCAAGTTCTTAAAAACCACAGTAGAAATAGCcttcaaaatatgatttaaaacagGCTCATGCCTAACTCGTGTGGACGTTTTAAAAGAATGTCTGCCGGTTTAAGGCTTAGAAAtcgccaaaataataataatacatttataataataataataataataataataaagaaagttGTTTAGGCGTTTACAGCAATCTTCGGATTCCATAACTCGATGCTCTGCTAGAAAATCAATTTTGCAGAGCATTTGGAAGCGAATATAGGATCAGCAAATTCGCCGCCATCAATCATTGCTAAAATGCTCACATTGCCTCTAGATTAATAGAcaacatcaaattaaaattacaaaataaaaattgggGACTACTGAACCGCGGTATAGTATGAATAGGAAACAGTGTATCAAGTGCTCATGAATGCATGTTACTTTCTCAGTTCTTTATGCAGGTTTTAAAAAAagaggctatatatatatatatatatatatatatatatatatatatatatatatatatgtgtgtgtgtgtgtgtgtgtgtgtgtgtgtgtgtgtgtgtgtgtgtgtgtgtgtgtgtgtgtgtgtgtgtgttagtatgaCTCTGTTCCAAAATTCCAAAAATCTTGTTTACCAGCACTCCAGTTTAGGTTTCTTGATTTGGAATGGGCctcctaaatatatataaaaaatttattaggcctcctaaaaaaaaattttctttttcactgccagcctacattttaaatttttttcatataGCTTAGTGTAGTGGGGGGAAAAGTAAACGGCCAAACAATGCATATAGGCCTATTGTTGCTGGGAACAAGGTGAATGAAACCATTTTTAAGTTTGGGCCTATGTGCACTAAAATAATTGATCCCCATGCTACGCTTGTTGGTTCAACTTCGTTTTTAGAAATGATAggaatataaagaaaacaaaaatagcatacaacaggcctaataataataataggctaataataattgagtagattcttaaaatattttatatagtttatatagtttAGCTATAGGCTTGTATTTATTCTATagttctttattaaaaaaaataaaaataaaaataaaacatctttgcTGGTACGATCGTAGTAGCCTAAATAATTTCTATGTGTATCTAACATAGGCTATAGctcataaaatacaaatacatttgatttaatgTATTCATCGGCGGCATACACTGAGGGAATGTGCTGAGTCTGAGTCATAccttttcatcatttttaaataattacagatGAACTTGTGAAAAGAACATTCAGTCCCCCACCTTCGCCCCCAACAGACAGAGAGGCCTCCACCCTCCGATGATCTCTCAGATCTACAAACCCCCTGAACACACAAACAAGCCTCGCGGTTTGATGTTTACCACAATTTAAAGCgggaaattgtgaaaaaaaaatccatcttcaAAACATCTGTGTAGCATATTCTGTACAGcctgacattttattattattttttattttttattattattattttttactggtTTGGAGATTACGGGGAATATCAAAAGTCCTTTTTTAgtcctattttattatttttttatattgtttgcaTGTCTTGTTTTATCAACCCCGTCTCAAATTAGAACGCTCTGAGTTCTATCCGAAGTATTTTTGTAACTTTGTGTTCATGTCGCGTCTTCCCTGTTTTACGCATAAAGAAAGAGGACATTAAAAAAAGAGTCGGGACTGGAACAGAACGAGTTTTTAATTTTCACATTGCACTTGTATTCTAATTATAAGTATCCACCCATTACTTGCAtaagtattattttaattcattcataacAGTTCACTGGTTTAGACAATATTTCATATTTGCACATCTCTTAATATTATTACATTGATGCACTGTGGTCTGGATCTTCAGCGAAATACTACGAAACCTGTATTTTTTTAGGATAGGCGTATCCATTTAACAGAATTTACATTAGAGAGTTTGCCTTGTAAAATGCTCTCGATGTTAACTTTCCCTCACACAGATAGAAGAGGAGTCGTGCGCAGTTCAGAAAAGATTGCAGGGTTGTCACAGGCTGGTTTAGTGCTAGATGCGCATGATGTCACTGCTTTATCTCAGCATGGCAGATTTCCACCAGAGCTTTTGGACCCCTGGTGACGTCCAGTGAGCGCGCACATATCCCATCTGTGTCTCTGGGAGCTTAGGTTTCCACAGACAGTATTTTTGGAATGGAGTTCCTCTCGGACCGTGGATAACGCATTTAAACGCTGTCACAACGTGGTGTGTGGTCCACCGCGCGCATCCGTCCTCAATGAAAGCCCCTTGCATTTGTTCATTGTATGCGAATAAAACGAAACACTTTATTCTTAAATTttgatatatgtgtgtttggcaaTCGGTTTTTGCCCCCTTTTTTAACAAACATGACTTTGTGCGTATACAGGCGAAGTTTGAAACTCTAGGAAGAGTTTGTTGGGACATGGACAGCTGAGACACATCATAGCTATGTTGGCAGTGGGCACTACTGTGATagctaaaataaatcaattaaaggATATCCgaataaatagaaatgttaatCGTACTAGTGAATTTTCTAAAAGAATGTGCCAAACATTTTATACAAATTATACGATATTTAATAGGCACAaatattacacacaaacacacacacacacacacacacacacacacacacacacagaaagacagacatatataattttttatatataatattttataatatttataataatatttttatataatatacatatattatattatattatattatatattacatatattatcttccatctttatttgaccctctaacattATCACTCActgttctaattctattcttaaaaaaatctaactacttttctaatctttttgtattctatttttcttttcatttattatgcaattatatatttgtgtgtatgtgtaaagacctctaactagcttgctctattcttttttttattctatctgttttctttttatttattatagtagttaaaatcccatgcttcgtgtactgtgttaatctaactgagacttgttatagcacttatatatcattgctctttttgttgttttttgattgcttccactgtcttcatctgtaagtcgctttggataaaagtgtctgctaaatgaataaatgcaaatgtaatgtatatatatatatatatatatatatatatatatatatatatatatatatatataagatagatagatagatagatagatagatagatagatagatagatagatagatagatagatagatagatagatagatacatacataaatatacaattttttattttatttttatgaatatagtCTAGGTGTTGCATGCTGCCATCTACAAATATTGTTAACTCTGATGTTAACACAGAAGGAAATCACTGGTGTTGCTCCACTCACTCTGGGTGCCACAGGGCTTGTTTGTCTCATCTGGAATTTTCACCACTTCTTGGCAGCTACATTAGACACAGATCccttttattgaaataacagatTAATTATATTGACATAAACGTGATATGTGATGAGAAAGGGTTAAAGCATCCAAAACTAGTAAATGTATCTTAAAACATGCCACTAATAAATAtcgatgacaaaaaaaaaaaaaaaaaaatctgaatgaccAGCTGTATTGGACTTCATAATCAAACAATATCACAGATCTGCTGTGAAGTgtcaaatttaaaaatattactttatattcAGTGGATTCTTGTTTATAGTGGTGCACTCTAAGTTATGAAAAGGTTATGCAAAGTTGAAATACTGAGAAACCAGAAGAGAGTTTGCAACATGCCAGGAGGGAATGAGTTTAAAATACAGGAAATACTTAGAGACTGATCATAGGGGGACTTGTCAAAACTGAAAGACTAAATGAAAATGGAGTATCATTTGCTTATTACTGAAGGGTTTCATTACTGGCGGACTCAGAGTCTGATGTGATAGTATTATAACACAGCACCGGACAGCTTTGTAGGGGATAATTACACACCATAGTATTCACTGAACACATCTACACATCCAAAAAGCCAAAATACTGGCAGAAGATAACACTGACCATCAGATAACCGCCTTTGACCTGCAGGCAATTGCTTAGAACTGGCCAATATCACACcgactcacattttcttcagacaaTCGCATCCACAAGTGCAACAGAGCTATTGAATCTAACATTTAACAGTCACGGGTGATATTTGTACTTTGCTCTGATACTTTAACTTTTAAACTATTCTCAGTGTGCACCAGGACACATGTTGCATGtgcaataaaaaagcaaaagtctACGATGAATGAATTTACCACAGTAGCATGTGTGCGATGTAGTTTTGCATGCATCTGAGACAGAGCCACTTGTTTGTGTGAAGCAAGAGTTTGTTGCATGCTTGTTTGCATGTGTGATGTtaattgattgattcatttaGTTGTAGTCTACTGTGCGATTTAAAAATCACGTCTCGGCTGCATTGAGCACATGGTCTCCACCCCCTCACCTTAACACACATCCCATCTGTAAAGAATACGGTTAAATTCCTTCTTTGACATCCACCACTGATACAGAGCAGACGAGGTTTAAATTGCAGTGTGTGCATGTCTGCAGGATGTCAGTAgctacctattattattatttctccgACCGGACAGAGTGAGAGCGGACATATGGCCTCAAATCACACAGACACGCAAAACACACAGTCAGACGAGGATGAGCCAGCCAAGTGCAGACAAGATATGCTCCGGATAGAGGTAATAAATCTCGGACTGGGATTGACTGTGACAGTTCAGATGCTATCAGACAGTCAGTGGTCAAACAGTATAACTAACCGAGCAACATGACAGGCATCATCCATAATACAAGCATACACACTCATTATAATGTTCGTGAACGCATCCACACTGACAGGTTATTCCTGTGGAAATAGAGGAAAATAGAGAAAGCAGAATATACATATGACAGAGAACAGGTAATAAGTGACTCAGTGACACTGAACAGAGTATACTAGCCTAAGGCTATCacactataacacacacacacacacacacacacacacacacacatgcaaacacattttttaaatggtgATTGAGATAAGCACGTTTAACCTGAACATAACCTACATTATTATCTGTTATCTATACCATTCATGATCGATAAGAAGCGAACTATAATACCAAGCTTTTAAAATCACCTGACAACACAAGTCTTCTCCGCAAGCACGGCTGAAATGGCTTTACTGAGACCCACACACTCCATTTGTCATTGTTTTACTGTCATCAGCTGATTTATGTGTACGAGAGATCAGGAAAAGGGGCGCACAAGCTCTCTGACCTTTTGATTGGTGCTAAAAGGATCAGGAGACCGGAGAGTAAAAGAACATTATGGAATCAGTCGCCTCATTGGCTCTCAGAACGAGGAGAGCTGTACACGCAGGGCTGTTGTCAAGGAAACAGTCGCTGAGCTTCATTTTAAAGTGAATGATGAATACACTCCGAGCAGATCCTCCTCAGATTATCTATCGCTCCATGGTTCATTATTCTTCAGAAGGTACAGGCCTAATGACGGGCGAAGAACACAAATCTAGCACATCTTGTAGACGTTCAGATAAACCTTGATCAAATATTTCTTCAGTAAAAGTATGAGTAAAAATAGTTGATTTTGTTATGTAttgaaaaaaagtacaaaaaacaatgtttataatttattctAGCCAGCACTAGTCAATAATGGATGCAGACATTAAATATGCATTGACTTGCatacaaacatttaattaatctGTACCAAAATGTGCCTTAAATAACTTCAGTATActacaatatttatttactgaCAAAGACAAAGTGCTCAAACAAGTGAaataacaagaaaaaacaaaatgtgtgtaCAGTATTTTGCAGACATCAATAGATAAATGTGttagcattttaaattaaattaatgcatttagcagacgcgacttacagtgcattaaggCTTTAATCAATTTTTAcccatcatgtgttcccagggaatcgaacccacaaccttctggttgatagtgcaatgctctaccaattgagctacaggaacacattttGAGAAGAATACTATCGaaacatacacattttatataatttgggcataatttgcatttttttatagtAACCTAAAGTATGAACAAATGTGGACATGTGGATGAATCAATATCTTTGGGATGAATCAGAATGATTCAAATGTATAATTCATTTCGTAGCATCTGTTTTATGGGCTTATACTAGCTTGCCCATCACAGCTGATTTAGTTCATAAATAACTGACAGTTATCACCCATACATGATTATCATTTACAATAgccaataatatattaaataagtcACCTGTCACGCTATCAGTCGCTCACACACTCCGGTTCAGAGATCGAATCTCCTGTGTTTTAGTGAATCGGAGCAATCCAGGAGTCCGATTCTTCAGTTCACAAAAGTGAGGAACGCACAGAAGAAAATTATATATCTACCAAATATCATAAATAGCAACAAGGCTTTGTTTGAGCCACGACCAATAACCTGACATTAATTTGATACCTGATTCATGGGTTATGGGATGAGTTATGTGTAAAAGTATTGTCCACACGAGAAGAAGATGGAAAGATAACAATAGAGAGGCATTGCTAGCACCACTAagaagatatatagatagatagatagatagatagatagatagatagatagatagatagatagatagatagatagatagatagatagatagatagatagatagatagatagatagatagatagatagatagatagatagatagatagatagaccatCTGTGTTGGCATGTCATTAGTTTATTAGTGTGAATGagaatttcagtttttttgtgtgtgtgtgtgtacgattAAATGATAATAATCCATCATACTCAGATTGCAATGATTAGCTGGCCATAGTAAATGATTAAGGTAATGAGGAAATGAATCGATGTTCAGCAGCATTACAGAGGTTAATGGGATAATTATGAGttgaaatgaattaattaacCTCTCACTCCAGATCTGTGTGCTTTGAGGTGAACACAGTGTTACACCAGTCTCTCAGCCCTCATTACAACGACAGGGTCAGAAGTCAACTTGTCTGAGTCCATCtgctgcgcgcgcacacacacacacacacacacacaccagcatgtCTGCTTTCATATGCTAATGAGATGGCCATAAGTTCTGCAAATTATACTCATCCAAATAAATGAAACACAGATGCACAcccaaaataaaatcaaaagagGTAACCACCATCAGTAAATTGGGACTGTTAGAAATGTGGTTCCTTGACatacaactaaataaaataaaacattcttttaCAACATGTAAAGCAATAGTCTTGATGTAACCGAACTTGGGTTGAAATATTTAAACCCTACTATTTAAAATGTCCTCATTAAATCAGTGCATTATATTATGATATCAGTTATTAGTTAAAATAAAGAATGTGCAGTTTTCCATGCAGCTGTGGGTTTGATAGGAAGATTGTCAGCTGAAATGTATTAAGGAGCATCTGGACTGGTTTATCTGTTTAGCTCCTCTGCTGTGGGAATCTGATTCCACGAAGCTCAGCAGCAGAAGTACATGTGTCTGCAGTAGCTGTGTTAGCATGTTAATGTGTTAGCATGAAGCTTCTGTGGGTGGCAGTGACCGCACAGTTGCTTTGAGCAATACGACCTAAATAGGGTTAAAGGTGAAAGGTTTATAAGGAAATAGTTTAGTATCTGTTTAAAATAGGGTCCTCACACTCCCTCCCCACCCCCCACCTGCTCTAGACACCTGACACAGACAACATATATGCTTAAAGACACACAGCTCCGAAACAGATGCACAGAGCAACTCTGCACTAATGTTAAACAATAAATGATCGCTGTTATTATTCATAACCTTAAAGCAACCGTATGGAAGTTTAGTTCATGCATCTGTTTCTTACACTCCCCCCAAATATGTGATTTCTAAAAGCCCAATTCTGGCaccggataaaaaaaaaaaaaaaaaaaaggtaattgtaacttggaattgtaagatataaactcaatatTACGAGATAAAAACCtgtagttttgtaaaaaaaaaaaaaaaaaaaaaaaaaaaaagaaaattgcatgagatataaactcaaaaatgctagaaaaaagttataatttatgTCTTACGATTCtttaatatctcacaattgtgaaatTGTTCCCTCAGATTCCCACAATTGCAAAGGAAaaaggtttaaatgttaaataaataggttttttgtttttgttgttgttttgtttttttgcaaccTCAGCGCATAGGACAGATTGCTTTACAGCAGCAACAGTACAGCTATCTACTGTAATTATGacagtgatttatatatatatatatatatatatatatatatatatatatatatatatatatatatatattatgtttacaaCAGCAAATTCCATTTATTTAACCATAGGGGGCTCTAAAACgcacaaaactaacaatacaATTTCTTCAATTCAATATTGTAATCGCTTGAAATGTATTCCATGAGAGTATGCGTGCTTTTgtacaaagtaaataaaaaaatgtaaattataattgttatagAATATTCTGAACTCAAACCTAAGCCTTGCCCTCTCGAAAAAGCactttgcatttgaatttttttccTAACTGATTTCAGCTAAAGCCAAGCAAACCCACATGCATGTACAGAGACAGACATGCTAGG comes from the Carassius gibelio isolate Cgi1373 ecotype wild population from Czech Republic chromosome B9, carGib1.2-hapl.c, whole genome shotgun sequence genome and includes:
- the en1a gene encoding homeobox protein engrailed-1a; this encodes MEEQRGQSEDDSLPSPPLLPLQAAHHAHTTTNFFIDNILRPDFGCRREHCPTVPGTLCPDSSCSADSVSSSASSTVSSPASRRHSKTDRGEAAKSGLVSASPVALNSSGETSSPSKDTQQLLWPAWVYCTRYSDRPSSGPRTRKLKKKKNESEDKRPRTAFTAEQLQRLKAEFQASRYITEQRRQALARDLKLNESQIKIWFQNKRAKIKKATGFKNGLAMQLMAHGLYNHSTTTVQEEDEN